The following proteins are encoded in a genomic region of Gossypium hirsutum isolate 1008001.06 chromosome D05, Gossypium_hirsutum_v2.1, whole genome shotgun sequence:
- the LOC107903864 gene encoding uncharacterized protein: MATTAATTTVASDATTTTSSDGPVLSLINKRIRALRKKYNRILQMEESVSQGKPLNKEQEEVLRSKPSVSALIDELEKLRHPLSSAVSEEISLALQRQTISAEETTSEAQQQQQPPSEPDHAVEDLLNLLYFGSLFDVKSQNDFTSMMLTRTHERGCCLTYDYVTDDATDLLSEKDLDSISTLSGLLTSRSADSSLSHKSALHRCLHHAKLWLSNSDQPIDPNADVSYAGLRERLNKIMALDYFTTTPEMKAPVEVVAAAAAGSYTTFQVPVQSVPISVPLQVEDSVGQYQQKEEDAFNYQEPEILETSDNQFSVAEEHQKDEVEMENPAEDIAVQQGGKLSVDTDDQRNVEPKEQQYVPRRPYHNQRGSRGTGGGRRGYSNGRGGRGSGRGGGAYQNGRSQYYDQPGNNYYSRSYHNNRGRGGRGGGHAYNNHGSAVQGGHASADVGVAS, translated from the exons ATGGCGACCACTGCAGCAACAACAACAGTTGCCTCCGACGCAACAACCACCACTTCCTCCGACGGTCCAGTCCTTAGTCTCATCAACAAACGCATCCGTGCCTTACGCAAGAAATACAACCGCATCCTCCAGATGGAAGAATCCGTCTCCCAGGGCAAACCCTTAAACAAAGAACAAGAAGAAGTCCTCCGTTCAAAACCCTCCGTCTCCGCCCTTATCGACGAACTCGAGAAGCTTCGCCACCCTCTCTCCTCCGCCGTCTCCGAAGAAATCTCACTCGCTTTACAGCGTCAAACCATTTCCGCGGAAGAAACTACCTCGGAAGCCCAACAACAGCAGCAGCCGCCCAGTGAGCCCGATCATGCTGTTGAAGATCTCCTCAACCTGCTCTATTTCGGGTCGTTGTTCGATGTCAAGTCTCAGAATGATTTCACTTCGATGATGTTGACTCGGACGCACGAGAGGGGCTGTTGCCTGACTTACGATTATGTCACCGACGACGCTACCGATCTGCTTAGCGAGAAAGATTTGGATTCCATTTCGACGCTGAGTGGACTATTAACTTCACGCTCTGCTGATTCCAGTTTGTCTCACAAGAGCGCTTTGCACCGTTGCCTACACCATGCTAAGCTTTGGCTTTCCAACTCTGACCAGCCCATCGACCCCAATGCCGACGTCTCCT ATGCTGGGTTAAGAGAGAGGCTTAACAAGATTATGGCTTTGGATTACTTTACGACGACGCCGGAGATGAAGGCTCCAGTTGAAGTGGTTGCAGCAGCTGCTGCTGGGAGTTATACCACTTTCCAGGTTCCAGTGCAGAGTGTGCCCATTTCTGTGCCTCTTCAGGTGGAAGATTCTGTCGGGCAGTATCAGCAAAAG GAAGAAGATGCATTTAATTATCAAGAACCTGAGATACTTGAGACAAGTGACAATCAATTTAGTGTCGCAGAAGAACATCAGAAG GATGAAGTGGAGATGGAAAATCCTGCAGAGGATATTGCAGTTCAACAAGGTGGGAAATTATCTGTGGATACAGACGACCAGAGAAATGTAGAACCCAAGGAGCAACAGTATGTTCCTCGAAGACCCTATCACAACCAAAGAGGGAGTCGTGGTACTGGGGGTGGTCGTAGGGGTTACTCCAATGGCCGTGGAGGTCGAGGCAGTGGAAGGGGTGGCGGAGCCTACCAAAATGGTCGTAGCCAATATTATGATCAGCCGGGCAACAACTACTATTCTAGGAGCTATCATAACAACCGGGGGAGGGGTGGAAGAGGCGGTGGCCATGCTTACAACAATCATGGGTCGGCAGTTCAGGGTGGTCACGCCTCTGCTGATGTAGGTGTTGCCTCATAA